The Nitrospira sp. KM1 genome includes a window with the following:
- a CDS encoding PAS domain-containing sensor histidine kinase → MDARAAHSDTVVSSLIQRQSALILPVQTNKFALTDLMLRYKTTLTSTLSILKRNRTPMRLFNAIVASTLLSAVLLVALALIAVKFVDRMIIEEAAARHRHAEFLLIASVVSKAINEPVQIANSERMKPILEEIQQLRAGIRGLEIFQLTPHGPRSLVKTGADLGGFISQEEIESIRSNNLVAHFDDSDTDRAWILTAPIRSNGTIIGALHGRFSVSKYDSLIKSQETIAKLVAVGAVLITSLTMLLLVRVHLHRPLARLLNVMEQVRAGRVDLQAAVTGPWEVRHLAANFNQMMAQLRTVISERENLLHEIQSLNASLEHKVYEAVQQLDKERDSVAEAKLAAQRNGNLAALGEVSAIMAHELGNPLNAIYGRLQLIKDRDLPEDSLRHLGVIRTQVSRMTDVIQHILKSTHIDTNPSAIQINEVIREVLGLLQEPGIKIVTELSPHLPLIAANKTVLHGMLLNLVTNAVQAMDHEGQLRLTTSMGEQAPLEGVILVQAMSVSQPMVRITVQDSGIGISQDMLTKICEPFFTTRHDQGGTGLGLAICRRVVATLGGQMTIESLIGQGTTVTVDLPHLPEA, encoded by the coding sequence ATGGATGCTCGGGCAGCCCATTCAGACACCGTTGTTTCCTCGCTCATTCAGCGGCAATCCGCGCTGATACTACCCGTCCAAACCAATAAGTTTGCGTTGACTGATCTGATGTTGAGGTATAAGACAACCTTGACATCTACGTTATCTATCCTCAAGCGTAATCGGACGCCAATGCGTTTATTTAATGCGATCGTTGCCTCCACGTTGCTTTCGGCCGTCTTGCTCGTCGCCTTGGCTCTGATCGCTGTAAAATTCGTGGATCGAATGATAATAGAAGAAGCCGCTGCGCGCCATCGACACGCCGAATTTCTATTGATCGCCAGCGTAGTGAGCAAAGCCATTAATGAGCCGGTGCAAATCGCAAATAGCGAACGCATGAAACCCATCCTTGAAGAGATACAACAATTGCGGGCAGGAATCCGTGGATTGGAAATCTTTCAACTCACGCCACATGGCCCTCGATCGCTCGTAAAAACCGGCGCTGACCTGGGAGGATTTATTTCTCAAGAAGAAATAGAATCTATTCGCAGCAACAATCTCGTTGCGCACTTCGACGATAGCGACACCGATAGGGCTTGGATCCTTACGGCTCCGATCCGCTCTAACGGAACGATCATTGGAGCTCTCCACGGAAGATTTTCTGTCTCGAAATACGATAGCTTGATCAAATCACAGGAAACAATCGCTAAACTGGTCGCCGTCGGAGCCGTTCTCATCACATCTTTGACAATGCTTCTGCTCGTCCGAGTCCATCTCCATCGTCCTCTCGCTCGTTTACTCAACGTCATGGAACAGGTCCGAGCTGGACGTGTTGATCTGCAGGCAGCAGTCACTGGTCCTTGGGAGGTTCGCCATCTGGCCGCCAACTTTAACCAGATGATGGCTCAACTTCGCACAGTCATCTCTGAGAGAGAAAACCTGCTTCATGAAATCCAATCGCTGAATGCAAGTCTTGAACACAAAGTATACGAAGCCGTTCAACAATTGGATAAAGAGAGGGACAGCGTGGCAGAGGCTAAATTGGCGGCTCAACGTAATGGCAATTTAGCCGCTCTGGGCGAAGTCTCGGCGATCATGGCTCATGAATTGGGAAATCCTCTCAATGCCATTTACGGACGGCTCCAATTAATAAAGGATAGAGACCTGCCGGAAGATAGCCTCCGGCACCTGGGGGTTATCAGGACACAGGTCTCACGCATGACAGACGTTATACAACACATCCTTAAATCAACCCACATCGACACAAATCCATCTGCTATCCAGATTAATGAAGTCATCCGGGAGGTGTTAGGCCTACTTCAGGAACCTGGCATCAAGATCGTGACTGAACTCTCACCCCACCTCCCTCTCATCGCGGCGAATAAAACTGTCTTACATGGAATGCTCTTGAATCTTGTCACGAATGCCGTACAAGCCATGGACCATGAAGGCCAGCTGAGACTGACTACCAGCATGGGCGAACAAGCGCCACTTGAGGGGGTCATCCTTGTCCAAGCAATGTCGGTCTCTCAGCCAATGGTGCGAATTACCGTTCAAGATTCTGGAATCGGCATTTCGCAGGATATGCTTACCAAGATTTGTGAACCGTTCTTCACCACTCGTCATGATCAGGGCGGGACTGGTCTTGGCTTAGCAATTTGTCGACGGGTCGTGGCAACCCTCGGTGGACAAATGACCATAGAGAGTTTGATCGGACAGGGCACCACCGTTACAGTGGATCTTCCCCATTTGCCGGAGGCATAG
- a CDS encoding sigma-54 dependent transcriptional regulator, which translates to MALSDTHILVVDDDEENNALLAEALSQRGYRTTMASNGHEACQKAKQERFSLIVSDIQMGALSGIELLKWLRTNSPETPVILLTAFGCVEIAINAMKHGAFDYLTKPINLEELFLIVTRALEHERLVRENNTRKTALSPSLNVSQRVQFGSIVAQSRSMVEIFKTIGKAAPTRASLLIYGETGTGKELIARSLHENSARFKMPFIALNCAAIPDNLLESELFGHVKGAFTNALHMRRGLLEESSGGTLFLDEISDLSLASQAKLLRVLQEGEIKRLGSNFNIKVDLRLVSASQLNLADLVKQGRFREDLFYRLKTITVTVPPLRERIDDIPLLADLFLARYGSAKNITGYTPSALLRLQQYHWPGNVRELEHVVERVVTLAPGPIISEEDLPVELHDSVTQMKSIEHQRPVAFARRKAAHITRDELLDTLKKTFGNKAHASEVLGISRWALKRLLEKHALEERTSWK; encoded by the coding sequence ATGGCATTGAGCGATACGCACATACTGGTAGTCGACGATGATGAGGAGAACAACGCGTTGCTTGCAGAGGCATTATCCCAACGGGGTTACAGGACGACAATGGCTTCAAATGGACATGAAGCTTGTCAGAAAGCTAAGCAGGAAAGATTTAGTTTGATCGTGTCGGACATCCAAATGGGGGCATTGTCGGGAATTGAACTGCTCAAGTGGCTTCGAACGAACTCCCCCGAAACTCCTGTTATTCTGCTGACCGCCTTTGGTTGTGTGGAGATTGCCATAAACGCAATGAAACACGGAGCGTTTGACTATTTGACCAAGCCGATTAATTTGGAAGAATTATTTTTGATCGTGACTCGAGCGCTTGAGCACGAGCGACTAGTTCGGGAAAACAATACGCGCAAGACGGCGTTGAGTCCGTCTCTCAACGTTAGCCAGCGCGTTCAATTTGGATCGATCGTTGCTCAGAGCCGATCCATGGTTGAGATATTCAAGACAATTGGAAAAGCCGCACCAACCAGAGCTTCGCTCCTCATTTATGGAGAGACGGGGACTGGGAAGGAACTGATCGCTCGATCTCTCCATGAGAACAGTGCACGATTCAAAATGCCTTTTATTGCGTTAAACTGTGCGGCCATACCGGATAACCTCTTAGAAAGTGAACTCTTCGGCCATGTCAAAGGAGCGTTCACTAATGCGCTGCACATGAGGCGCGGTCTATTGGAAGAGTCAAGTGGAGGCACCCTATTTCTGGATGAAATCAGTGACCTATCTCTTGCCAGTCAGGCCAAACTGTTACGAGTCTTACAGGAGGGAGAAATCAAACGTTTAGGCAGTAACTTCAATATCAAAGTCGATCTTCGGCTGGTCTCGGCATCCCAACTCAATTTGGCAGACTTAGTCAAACAGGGACGCTTTCGTGAGGACCTATTCTATCGTCTCAAAACCATTACCGTTACAGTTCCCCCTCTTCGAGAGCGCATAGACGATATCCCTTTGTTAGCCGATTTGTTTCTAGCTCGGTATGGATCAGCAAAGAACATTACAGGGTACACTCCTTCGGCTCTCTTGCGGCTTCAGCAATATCACTGGCCGGGAAACGTTCGAGAATTAGAACACGTCGTCGAAAGAGTGGTCACACTCGCCCCCGGTCCCATTATCTCTGAAGAGGATCTACCAGTTGAACTTCATGATAGCGTAACGCAGATGAAATCAATAGAACATCAACGGCCAGTTGCCTTTGCACGACGCAAAGCCGCCCATATCACTCGAGATGAGTTACTTGATACGTTGAAAAAAACCTTCGGCAATAAGGCTCATGCTTCGGAAGTCTTGGGAATCAGCCGTTGGGCTCTTAAGCGTTTGCTGGAGAAACACGCTCTAGAGGAACGTACTTCTTGGAAGTAA
- a CDS encoding esterase-like activity of phytase family protein, with amino-acid sequence MCNRIVKFSTESGTAVAQYAYQMEGSSQGRVISTLMAINDHEFLVRERNNRGVGVGAEFSPPNKKLFRIDITG; translated from the coding sequence GTGTGCAATCGTATTGTTAAATTCAGCACCGAATCCGGCACTGCCGTGGCCCAATATGCTTACCAGATGGAAGGCTCAAGCCAGGGGCGCGTGATTTCCACGCTCATGGCAATCAATGACCATGAATTTCTCGTTCGGGAGCGCAACAATCGGGGCGTCGGTGTTGGTGCAGAATTTTCGCCGCCGAATAAGAAGCTCTTCCGAATCGACATCACAGGATAA